One stretch of Streptomyces sp. MMBL 11-1 DNA includes these proteins:
- a CDS encoding nucleotidyltransferase domain-containing protein yields the protein MGRADQQLRLITETVQVAGFLEVEVWLLGGWAMDSFLGKVTRDHEAASPTTTPSSRRRR from the coding sequence ATGGGACGTGCTGATCAACAGCTTCGCCTGATCACTGAGACCGTGCAGGTTGCCGGATTTCTTGAGGTCGAGGTGTGGCTTCTCGGCGGATGGGCCATGGATTCCTTCCTGGGCAAGGTCACGCGAGACCATGAGGCGGCATCGCCGACAACGACCCCGTCGAGCAGGAGAAGGCGATGA
- a CDS encoding DUF6603 domain-containing protein — MDERGERRAVEAGGGGGGTPRAWAVLVRVDLKAGLRGVPVVGDLVPVDADVRLEALSAAAMSQGQGPDEVRNLNEALARIGSGDLLVPTGLKSRVALGVTASLAGRREDLWAMRSASGRSLTATDGHPRDGTAGAIVWVPVGRGLGPVRLERLGVQYKAPPATVWVLADASVELAGLTFAADGMGLGIPVKDPAHVTARLDGLGLAWDRPPLKVAGSFLLRDKPGYSVMIDGAAAVETPALALVAVGGYAQKIGEGPSVFVFGRLALKNGQGVGPPPFRITGAAAGFGFNSTVRVPGAEEICDFPLMPAGADHLLSAPLAYLEKLTGATGSGRPWISPAPGRAWLAAGIDFDSFKFLKGSALALVDFGTGADKDFTLALLGHLEAEFPNSSQPFAKVGLDLAASYSSRTDMLGVFAKISPGSFVVHESCRLSGGAALCVWFGASAHPGDFVATVGGYHQDFSRPSHYPDVGRLELSWSVSDNVSMRGSCYAALTPAAFMVGTEVKVSFHAGPISAGCEVGIDALIQWDPFFFEVTAHADIWVELDVLFTLRGTFGVGVDFWGPPTGGIATVHALGCSFDISFGEDRPRKRPLLSWKEFTERRLHDPVVEVHPVTGLLPAGGTGEDAIWQMSHDAFSLTTRSAVPVTHARLRNGQEHRAPAGWKDSGPIPVRPVGLDAVTSTHTVEVTHNGQPYDVEKNRWQVDRITGPVPLGLWGTPLGDDEPSLPSGEETTEAVTGLRLTVPPAPQDDAGLATTEKTLAFEDTDGPVLALPVRASPVPAAVERPGVRAMIAADVAGAGATGRTALVDQLAQWGLAPTSQGQPCPQDALCEYSDHLWVYLRSEPLLCQDKKGAS; from the coding sequence GTGGACGAGCGGGGCGAGCGTCGAGCCGTGGAGGCGGGTGGAGGGGGCGGGGGTACACCGCGCGCGTGGGCGGTGCTGGTGCGGGTCGATCTGAAGGCCGGGCTGAGGGGTGTTCCGGTCGTGGGGGATCTGGTGCCTGTCGACGCGGATGTACGGCTGGAGGCGCTGTCGGCCGCGGCCATGAGCCAGGGCCAGGGACCGGACGAGGTACGGAATCTGAACGAGGCGCTCGCCCGAATCGGTTCGGGCGACCTGCTGGTTCCCACCGGCCTGAAGTCGCGCGTGGCGCTGGGTGTGACGGCATCGCTGGCGGGCAGGCGCGAAGACCTGTGGGCGATGCGGAGCGCCTCAGGCAGAAGCCTCACGGCCACCGACGGGCATCCGCGCGACGGCACCGCGGGGGCGATCGTGTGGGTCCCGGTGGGACGCGGGCTGGGGCCGGTGCGCCTGGAGCGCCTCGGCGTGCAGTACAAGGCGCCCCCGGCCACCGTGTGGGTGCTCGCGGACGCCTCGGTCGAACTCGCTGGGCTCACGTTCGCTGCTGACGGGATGGGCCTGGGCATCCCGGTGAAGGACCCCGCTCACGTGACGGCGCGGCTGGACGGCTTGGGTCTGGCCTGGGACCGGCCGCCGCTGAAGGTCGCGGGCTCGTTCCTGCTACGTGACAAGCCCGGGTACAGCGTGATGATCGACGGCGCGGCCGCTGTCGAGACGCCGGCGCTGGCGCTGGTTGCGGTGGGCGGGTACGCGCAGAAGATCGGAGAGGGACCGTCGGTGTTCGTCTTCGGTCGCCTCGCGCTGAAGAACGGTCAGGGAGTGGGGCCGCCGCCGTTCCGTATCACCGGCGCCGCAGCCGGATTCGGCTTCAACAGCACGGTGCGTGTCCCCGGGGCGGAGGAGATCTGCGACTTCCCGCTGATGCCGGCGGGCGCAGACCATCTGCTGTCCGCGCCGCTGGCCTACCTGGAGAAGCTGACCGGCGCCACGGGCTCCGGCAGGCCGTGGATCAGCCCGGCTCCGGGACGGGCGTGGCTGGCCGCCGGCATCGACTTCGACTCCTTCAAGTTCCTCAAGGGGAGCGCCCTGGCTCTGGTGGACTTCGGCACCGGGGCGGACAAGGACTTCACCCTCGCTCTGCTCGGTCACTTGGAAGCGGAGTTCCCCAACAGCTCCCAACCGTTCGCCAAGGTCGGCTTGGACCTCGCCGCCTCCTACTCCTCGCGCACCGACATGCTGGGTGTCTTCGCGAAAATCTCACCCGGCTCGTTCGTCGTGCACGAGTCGTGCCGGCTCTCCGGCGGCGCGGCGCTGTGCGTGTGGTTCGGCGCCAGCGCGCATCCCGGGGATTTCGTCGCCACGGTCGGCGGCTACCACCAGGACTTCAGCAGACCGTCGCACTACCCCGACGTAGGCCGCCTGGAGCTGTCCTGGTCGGTGTCGGACAATGTGTCGATGCGCGGATCCTGCTACGCCGCGTTGACACCGGCGGCGTTCATGGTCGGCACGGAGGTGAAGGTCAGTTTCCACGCGGGGCCGATCAGCGCGGGCTGCGAGGTGGGCATCGACGCGCTGATCCAGTGGGATCCGTTCTTCTTCGAGGTCACCGCGCACGCTGACATCTGGGTGGAGCTGGACGTCTTGTTCACGTTGCGGGGGACCTTCGGGGTCGGCGTGGACTTCTGGGGGCCGCCCACCGGCGGTATCGCCACCGTGCATGCCCTGGGCTGCAGCTTCGACATCTCCTTCGGCGAGGACCGCCCCCGTAAGCGCCCGCTGCTCAGTTGGAAAGAGTTCACCGAACGCCGTCTGCACGACCCGGTGGTCGAGGTCCATCCGGTCACCGGCCTGCTGCCCGCCGGCGGCACCGGCGAGGACGCGATCTGGCAGATGTCCCACGACGCGTTCAGCCTCACCACCCGCAGCGCCGTGCCCGTCACCCACGCCAGGCTGCGCAACGGCCAGGAGCACCGGGCGCCGGCCGGCTGGAAGGACAGCGGCCCCATCCCGGTCAGACCGGTGGGCCTGGACGCGGTGACCTCCACGCACACCGTGGAGGTCACCCACAACGGGCAACCGTACGATGTCGAGAAGAACCGGTGGCAGGTCGACAGGATCACCGGCCCGGTTCCTCTGGGGCTGTGGGGCACTCCGCTCGGCGACGACGAGCCGTCCCTGCCGTCCGGCGAGGAGACCACCGAAGCGGTCACGGGCCTGAGGCTGACCGTGCCGCCCGCCCCCCAGGACGACGCCGGCCTGGCCACCACCGAGAAGACCCTGGCCTTCGAAGACACCGACGGCCCCGTTCTTGCGCTGCCCGTCCGGGCGAGTCCCGTCCCCGCGGCCGTGGAACGACCCGGCGTGCGGGCCATGATCGCCGCCGACGTCGCGGGTGCGGGAGCCACCGGGCGCACTGCGCTTGTCGACCAGCTCGCCCAGTGGGGCCTGGCGCCCACCAGCCAGGGACAGCCCTGTCCGCAGGACGCCCTGTGCGAGTACTCCGACCACTTGTGGGTGTACCTGCGCAGTGAGCCGTTGCTGTGCCAGGACAAGAAAGGCGCCTCGTGA
- a CDS encoding PQQ-dependent sugar dehydrogenase, with amino-acid sequence MHRRLTRPLAALASALLAAAGALTFQQRSAEAAPAAPEFQQVTLAKGVAETGEPMTLAVLPDRSVLHTSRDGTLRRTDAGGTTKVAGKLDVYSHDEEGLQGVGVDPAFTTNRFVYLYYAPKLNTPAGDAPATGSAADFAPFDGVNRLSRFVLRTDGTLDTASEKRVLDVPASRGLCCHVGGDIDFDAQGNLYLSTGDDSNPFASDGYTPIDERANRNPAYDAQRSSGNTNDLRGKVLRIKVNADGGYSIPAGNLFAPGTAKTRPEIYAMGFRNPFRMTVDKPTGTVYLGDYGPDAGTASTTRGPAGQVEFNRITKAGNYGWPYCTGKNNAYVDYDFANSTSGSAFSCSAPRNTSPNNTGLTDLPAAQPAWVPYDGGSVPEFGSGSESPMGGPVYRYDAASTSPVKFPESFDGDFFAGEFGRKWIKRIEQADDGTVQSINAFPWQGTQVMDMAFGPDGALYVLDYGTGYFNGDANSAVYRIENVSGGRSPLAEAKADRTSGQAPLAVRFSSAGTSDPDGDPLSYAWKFGDGGTSTSPDPTHTYTANGQYTAELTVSDGTGLTATASVTVTVGNTAPSVKLELPVDGRIIDPGAAVPFEVTVTDPEDGTIDCSKVKVTFIIGHDSHGHPQTSATGCSGTVQTIADGEHDPNANIFGVWDAEYTDKGAGGQPALTTHDEHISQPSHRQAEHYGGSAGVTVVDHAAARGGKTVGNIENGDWISFTPYALDNATELTARVSSAGAGGTLEVRAGSPTGALLGSVAVPVTGGWETFQDVSTNLTNRPAGTTTLHLVFKGGGGALFDVDEFTVTTSGSTGPREGAVTGIGGKCVDVAGGVSADGTQIQLFTCNQSAAQKWTVGTDSTLRALGKCMDVSGAGTANGTRIQLYGCNDTGAQKWVPQSDGTLKNPASGKCLDAEGVSSADRTRLHLWTCGTGANQKWILP; translated from the coding sequence GTGCACAGGAGACTCACCCGGCCCCTCGCGGCGCTCGCCAGCGCTCTGCTCGCCGCCGCGGGCGCCCTCACCTTCCAGCAGAGATCGGCCGAAGCCGCCCCCGCGGCACCGGAGTTCCAACAGGTCACCCTTGCCAAGGGGGTGGCCGAGACCGGCGAGCCGATGACGCTCGCCGTCCTGCCGGACCGGTCCGTCCTGCACACCTCGCGGGACGGCACCCTGCGCCGCACCGACGCCGGCGGCACCACCAAGGTCGCCGGCAAGCTGGACGTCTACTCGCACGACGAGGAGGGACTCCAAGGCGTCGGAGTCGACCCCGCCTTCACCACCAACCGCTTCGTCTACCTCTACTACGCCCCGAAGCTGAACACCCCCGCCGGGGACGCCCCCGCGACCGGCTCGGCCGCCGACTTCGCCCCCTTCGACGGGGTCAACCGGCTCTCCCGATTCGTCCTCAGGACGGACGGCACCCTGGACACCGCCAGCGAGAAGCGGGTCCTGGACGTCCCCGCCAGCCGAGGCCTGTGCTGCCACGTCGGCGGCGACATCGACTTCGACGCGCAGGGCAACCTGTACCTCTCCACCGGCGACGACAGCAACCCCTTCGCCTCCGACGGCTACACCCCCATCGACGAGCGGGCGAACCGCAACCCCGCCTACGACGCCCAGCGTTCGTCGGGCAACACCAACGACCTGCGCGGCAAGGTGCTCCGGATCAAGGTCAACGCCGACGGAGGCTACTCCATACCGGCGGGCAACCTCTTCGCCCCCGGCACCGCGAAGACCCGGCCCGAGATCTACGCCATGGGATTCCGCAACCCCTTCCGGATGACCGTCGACAAGCCCACCGGCACGGTCTACCTCGGCGACTACGGCCCCGACGCGGGTACCGCGAGCACCACCCGCGGCCCCGCCGGACAGGTCGAGTTCAACCGGATCACCAAGGCCGGCAACTACGGCTGGCCCTACTGCACCGGCAAGAACAACGCCTACGTCGACTACGACTTCGCCAACTCGACGTCCGGATCCGCCTTCTCCTGTTCCGCGCCGAGGAACACCTCGCCCAACAACACCGGCCTGACCGACCTCCCCGCGGCTCAGCCCGCCTGGGTCCCGTACGACGGCGGCTCGGTCCCGGAGTTCGGCAGCGGCTCCGAATCCCCCATGGGAGGCCCGGTCTACCGCTACGACGCGGCCTCGACCTCCCCGGTCAAGTTCCCCGAGAGCTTCGACGGGGACTTCTTCGCGGGCGAGTTCGGCCGCAAGTGGATCAAGCGCATCGAGCAGGCCGACGACGGCACCGTGCAGTCCATCAACGCCTTCCCCTGGCAGGGCACCCAGGTCATGGACATGGCCTTCGGACCCGACGGCGCGCTGTACGTGCTCGACTACGGCACCGGCTACTTCAACGGGGACGCGAACAGCGCGGTCTACCGCATCGAGAACGTGTCCGGCGGGCGCTCCCCACTCGCCGAGGCCAAGGCCGATCGCACCTCCGGCCAGGCCCCGCTCGCCGTGCGGTTCTCCTCGGCGGGGACCTCCGACCCCGACGGCGACCCCCTGAGCTACGCCTGGAAGTTCGGTGACGGCGGTACGTCGACGTCGCCCGACCCCACGCACACCTACACGGCCAACGGCCAGTACACCGCGGAGCTGACCGTCTCCGACGGTACCGGCCTGACCGCCACAGCCTCCGTCACCGTGACCGTGGGCAACACCGCACCCTCCGTGAAGCTGGAACTGCCCGTCGACGGCCGCATCATCGACCCGGGCGCCGCCGTTCCGTTCGAGGTGACCGTCACCGACCCGGAGGACGGCACCATCGACTGCTCGAAGGTCAAGGTCACCTTCATCATCGGTCACGACAGCCATGGCCACCCGCAGACCTCGGCCACCGGCTGCTCCGGAACCGTACAGACCATCGCCGACGGCGAGCACGACCCCAACGCCAATATCTTCGGCGTCTGGGACGCCGAGTACACCGACAAGGGAGCTGGTGGGCAGCCCGCCCTGACCACGCACGACGAGCACATCAGCCAGCCCAGCCACCGCCAGGCCGAGCACTACGGCGGCTCCGCCGGCGTGACGGTCGTCGACCACGCCGCGGCCCGGGGCGGCAAGACCGTGGGCAACATCGAGAACGGCGACTGGATCTCCTTCACGCCCTACGCCCTCGACAACGCCACCGAACTGACCGCCCGCGTCTCCTCCGCCGGAGCCGGCGGCACACTGGAGGTACGTGCCGGATCACCCACCGGCGCCCTGCTCGGCTCCGTGGCCGTCCCCGTCACCGGAGGCTGGGAGACGTTCCAGGACGTCTCCACGAACCTGACCAACCGCCCGGCCGGCACCACCACGCTCCACCTCGTCTTCAAGGGCGGCGGCGGAGCCCTCTTCGACGTGGACGAGTTCACCGTCACCACCTCCGGTTCGACGGGGCCGAGGGAGGGTGCTGTCACCGGTATCGGTGGCAAGTGTGTGGACGTGGCGGGTGGTGTGTCGGCGGACGGGACGCAGATCCAGCTGTTCACGTGCAATCAGTCGGCTGCCCAGAAGTGGACGGTGGGCACGGACAGTACGCTGCGGGCGCTCGGCAAGTGCATGGATGTCAGTGGTGCCGGTACGGCGAACGGGACCAGGATCCAGTTGTACGGGTGCAATGACACCGGGGCGCAGAAGTGGGTCCCGCAGAGCGACGGGACGCTGAAGAACCCCGCTTCCGGCAAGTGCCTCGACGCCGAGGGCGTCTCCTCGGCCGACCGCACCAGGCTGCATCTGTGGACCTGCGGGACCGGCGCCAACCAGAAATGGATCCTGCCATGA
- a CDS encoding ThuA domain-containing protein produces MSRRPLRPLGHLATWGACGLLAATALPAAVSTAATPDTPARVAAAADPAYDVLVFSKTAGFRHSSIDEGVTALRDLGAANNFTVTATEDAAAFTPSNLAGYEAVVFLSTTGDVLNATQQTAFEGYIAAGGGYVGIHAAADTEYDWAWYGGLAGALFKSHPHIQQATVNVEDRAHDATAHLGPNWQRTDEWYDYRSNPRTTAHVLASLDESTYSGGTMGADHPIAWCKDYAGGRAFYTGGGHTEDSYTDPAFRRHLLGGIRWAAELTEADCRPETGYITLFGSSGTTGWKQAGPGSFTHADATLTSQGGLGLYWYQAKEYRSYSLKLDWRQSGDDNSGVFVGFPASDDPWSAVDNGYEIQIDATDSPDRTTGSVYGFKSADLAVRDAALNPPGEWNTYEIRVEGERLQLFLNGRKINDFTNTDPARSLQQGHIGLQNHGDGDDVSFRNVRIKELGGSTGPREGAVTGIGGKCVDVAGGVSADGTQIQLFTCNQSAAQKWTVGTDSTLRALGKCMDVSGAGTANGTRIQLYGCNDTGAQKWVPQSDGTLKNPASGKCLDAEGVSSADRTRLHLWTCGTGANQKWVLPG; encoded by the coding sequence ATGAGCCGACGACCGCTCCGACCTCTCGGACACCTCGCCACCTGGGGCGCCTGCGGCCTGCTCGCCGCCACCGCCCTGCCCGCCGCCGTCTCCACGGCCGCGACTCCCGACACCCCCGCCCGCGTGGCGGCCGCCGCCGACCCCGCGTACGACGTCCTGGTCTTCTCCAAGACCGCCGGATTCCGCCACTCCTCCATCGACGAAGGCGTCACCGCCCTGCGCGACCTGGGTGCCGCCAACAACTTCACCGTCACCGCCACCGAGGACGCCGCCGCCTTCACCCCCTCGAACCTCGCCGGATACGAGGCCGTCGTCTTCCTCTCCACCACCGGCGACGTCCTCAACGCCACCCAGCAGACCGCCTTCGAGGGATACATCGCGGCAGGCGGCGGCTACGTCGGCATCCACGCGGCGGCCGACACCGAATACGACTGGGCCTGGTACGGAGGTCTGGCCGGGGCGCTGTTCAAGTCCCACCCGCACATTCAGCAGGCCACGGTCAACGTGGAGGACCGCGCCCACGACGCCACCGCCCACCTCGGCCCCAACTGGCAGCGGACCGACGAGTGGTACGACTACCGGAGCAACCCGCGCACCACCGCGCACGTCCTGGCCTCGCTCGACGAGTCCACCTACAGCGGCGGCACCATGGGCGCCGACCATCCCATCGCCTGGTGCAAGGACTACGCCGGCGGGCGTGCCTTCTACACCGGCGGCGGCCACACCGAGGACTCCTACACCGACCCCGCCTTCCGTCGGCACCTCCTCGGCGGCATCCGCTGGGCCGCGGAGCTGACGGAGGCCGACTGCCGCCCCGAGACCGGCTACATCACGCTCTTCGGCTCCTCGGGCACCACCGGCTGGAAGCAGGCCGGGCCCGGCTCCTTCACCCACGCCGACGCCACCCTCACCTCCCAGGGCGGTCTGGGCCTGTACTGGTACCAGGCCAAGGAGTACCGGTCGTACTCCCTCAAGCTCGACTGGCGGCAGAGCGGGGACGACAACAGTGGTGTCTTCGTGGGCTTCCCGGCCTCCGACGACCCGTGGTCGGCCGTCGACAACGGCTACGAGATCCAGATCGACGCCACCGACAGCCCCGACCGCACCACCGGCTCCGTCTACGGCTTCAAGTCAGCCGACCTCGCCGTCCGGGACGCGGCCCTGAATCCGCCGGGGGAGTGGAACACCTACGAGATCCGGGTCGAGGGCGAGCGCCTCCAGCTCTTCCTCAACGGCCGTAAGATCAACGACTTCACCAACACCGACCCCGCCCGCAGCCTCCAGCAGGGCCATATCGGCCTGCAGAACCACGGCGACGGCGACGACGTGTCCTTCCGCAACGTCCGGATCAAGGAACTCGGCGGTTCGACGGGGCCGAGGGAGGGTGCTGTCACCGGTATCGGTGGCAAGTGTGTGGACGTGGCGGGTGGTGTGTCGGCGGACGGGACGCAGATCCAGCTGTTCACGTGCAATCAGTCGGCTGCCCAGAAGTGGACGGTGGGCACGGACAGTACGCTGCGGGCGCTCGGCAAGTGCATGGATGTCAGTGGTGCCGGTACGGCGAACGGGACCAGGATCCAGTTGTACGGGTGCAATGACACCGGGGCGCAGAAGTGGGTCCCGCAGAGTGACGGGACGCTGAAGAACCCCGCTTCCGGCAAGTGCCTCGACGCCGAGGGCGTCTCCTCGGCCGACCGCACCAGGCTGCATCTGTGGACCTGCGGGACCGGCGCCAACCAGAAATGGGTCCTCCCCGGCTGA